Proteins from one Sabethes cyaneus chromosome 2, idSabCyanKW18_F2, whole genome shotgun sequence genomic window:
- the LOC128738186 gene encoding antigen 5 like allergen Cul n 1-like, which translates to MGKTYNLFLLLALVTIPAYSSGGTAPNYCSSTYTKICENKGQHIGCNPKDFSAYGACYNLHPRMIKITNQYKNLILNQHNSLRNTLASGKMSSTYGTFPSAKKMPKLKWNDELAKLAELNVKQCEMEHDRCRSTVKFKNAGQNIYYSSWSVKRTNLEKLIKEGIQAWWDEHKDFYLNEVDKYQGQSYGVLHFTAMAVDYQTDVGCAISMYDYSGTGDTFLMTCNYSSWTWLQKAVYSRGQPCSGCPGKKCDRTYKFLCGS; encoded by the exons ATGGGGAAAACTTACAACTTATTTCTATTGCTGGCTTTAGTGACAATTCCTGCGTACTCTAGTGGAGGCACGGCACCTAATTATTGCTCCAGTACGTATACTAAAATATGCGAAAATAAAGGACAGCACATCGGCTGTAATCCAAAGGAC TTTTCTGCCTACGGAGCGTGCTACAACTTGCACCCGAGGATGATTAAAATTACGAATCAGTACAAAAATCTGATACTGAATCAACATAATAGCCTAAGGAATACGCTGGCTAGTGGCAAAATGTCCTCAACGTATGGTACTTTTCCCAGCGCCAAGAAGATGCCAAAACTG AAATGGAATGATGAGTTAGCGAAGTTAGCTGAGTTGAACGTGAAACAGTGCGAAATGGAACATGACAGATGTCGAAGTACCG TCAAGTTCAAAAACGCTGGGCAAAATATTTACTACAGTTCGTGGTCGGTTAAAAGGACCAACctggaaaagctcattaaagAAGGAATCCAAGCGTGGTGGGATGAGCATAAAGATTTTTACCTCAACGAAGTCGATAAATATCAAGGCCAGAGTTATGG AGTGTTGCACTTCACCGCGATGGCTGTGGACTATCAGACCGATGTTGGTTGTGCCATATCGATGTACGACTACAGCGGAACCGGTGACACTTTTCTAATGACATGCAATTATTCCTCGTGGACCTGGCTGCAGAAAGCCGTGTACAGTAGAGGCCAACCGTGCTCTGGATGTCCGGGGAAAAAGTGTGACAGGACGTACAAATTCCTGTGCGGTAGTTAG